The following nucleotide sequence is from Paracrocinitomix mangrovi.
AGAAAATGTTCCTATTGTAGTTCATACTTTTCACGGACATGTTTTTCACTCTTATTTTGGTAATCTTAAAACTGGACTTTATAAGAAGTTAGAACGCTATGTAGCAAAAAAGACTGATGTAATAATTGCCATATCAGAAATTCAAAAAAAGGAGCTTTGTGAAATTCATAAAATAGCACCTTGCGGCAAGTTTAGAGTGATTCCCTTGGGTTTTGACTTAGATAGGTTTAGAGAAAACAAAGATAGTAAGAGACTAGCCTTCAGAAACAAGTATGAAATTAAAGATGATGAATTAGCCATTGGTATAATTGGAAGATTAACGGCCATTAAAAATCATTCGTTGTTTATTCAATCTATTAGTGCAAGTTTGACAAGAACAGATAAGAAATTAAAGGTGTTGATTATTGGTGATGGAGAATTAATGAAGGAGATCAAAGAAGAGTGTGCTGAAGTTGAGCAACAAATTGGTAAGCAAATCTTTGTGTTCACCTCTTGGATTAAAAATATTTCGGAAGCTTTACCAGGATTAGATTTGGTATGTTTGTCTTCTAAAAATGAGGGAACACCTGTAAGTTTAATTGAAGCTCAAGCTGCTGGAGTACCTGTAGTGACAACCAACGTAGGTGGTGTTTTAAACGTCGTAGACAATGGAAATACAGGGATTGTCGTTGATGGTTTTGAAGTAAAGGATTATGCTAACGCTTTGTTAGATTTAATTAATAATGAAGAAAAACGTGCGAAAATGTCACAAAATGGCTGGAATCACGTAGAAGAAAAATTCCATTACTTACGTTTGTGCAAGGATATGGATAATTTATATCAAGAATTACTTGAAAAAAAGGGATTAAAAAAATGATTAATTGGGCAAGAAGTATCGGTTTTGTAGGGATCATTCTCTTAATTGGTAGCTGTGGTATTAATAGCAACTGGATGCTAAGAACTCATAAGGATTACGATTTTTCAGACATTGACAGTTTGAATGAAAGTAAGAATGACTATAAAATCGATATCAATGATATTTTACAATTGAGATTTTTTACCAATGATGGGATAAAGGTTTTAGATATTAGTTCAAATGCAACAGGAAATCAAAGTGCTTTATTTAATCCAAATAATTCACTTAACTATGTTATTCAAAATGATTCAATGGTTGAATTACCTGTTGTAGGTCAAGTAAACTTAGTAGGTATGACCATTAGACAGGCAGAGTTGTATCTCGAAGATCAATTTAGGGGGTATTATATAGATCCTTTTGTTCAATTAAGTGTGACAAACAGAAGAGTAGTGGTGTTTCCCGGAAATGGAGGAGAAGCAAAAGTGATTTATCTACAAAACAATAATACAACCTTGTTAGAAGCAATTGCATTGGCCGGAGGAATTACAGAGAGAGGTCGAGCGTCTAAAATTAAGTTGATAAGAAAAAATGCTCAAGGGCAACGAGAAGTTTATAAAATAGATTTGTCTACCATTGAAGGTTTGGCTTATACTGATATAATTGTTCAAGCCAATGATTATATTTATGTAGATCCTGTTCCTGAATTGGGAAGAGAAGTGCTAAAAGAAGTAACACCAATAGTTTCATTAATTTCAAGTGCTGCAGTTATTATTGCGACTATATCAGCATTAACACCATAATATAATAGTGCTAGAGACTGAAAAAAAATCAATAATAGCTTCTAGTTTAAACAAGGAGTTCGATATTAATCTAGCGATTACTGTCTTAAAAAAGAACTTTTTTATTCCTCTGATCATATTATTGCTTGGTTTGGGGATTAGTTTTGTTTATTTGAGATATACAAAACCTGTATATGAGTCAAAAGCAGTAATTCAAAGAAGTACTCAAGATGAAGGAAAACGAATTCTGGATATTGAAGGCTTTGAAAAAGAACAAGAAGTTTCTGAAGACGTTGAATTACTAAAATCAACTTTTTTACTAGAAAAAGCACTAAAGAACTTAAATCTTCAAATATCTTATTTTGCTGAAGGGCAAATTCTTACTGAAGAAAAGTATTTAATGTCTAGTTATCATGTTACCTTATTGGAATTAAGGGATAGTAGTTTGATAGGTAAACCTGTTTTAGTTACAACCAAAGGAAGTGATGTAGTAAATCTAAATTTTACCTCAAGTACAGGAAACCATAGCCTGGACATTAAAGTGGATGAGAAAGTTGAGAACGAATTTTTTAGCTTGTCCTTTAAAATATCAAATCCTGAGCAATTTAGAGTAAATGCTGCTGAAAATAAACTCTATTTTGTGATCAATAATTTTAGTGATCTTACTAGAAGAATGCATCCTAATTTACAGGTGTTTGCATTGAATCCCGAAGCTAAAACTATTCAAATCAATTTTAAATCAAATAACCATAGGCTGAGTAAAGATGTGGTAACATCAATTATCAATACCTTTTTTCAGTATGATTTAGAAAAGAAAAGGCAGAGTTCGGCAAGTATTCTTGACTTTATTGATTCACAGTTGGATACTGTTTTTCTTCAATTAAAAGAGTCAGAATCAGCCATTCAAAATTTTAAAGACAGTAACTCCGTTAATGATCCGGCTTATTTCACGGCAAACATTATGGAGAGAACCAATGAGCTACAAAATCAAATGATGGATGTAGACATTGAATTGGAATTGATAGAGGACATTGAAAACAAAGTGGAGTTGAATGATAGAGTTGAGATTTTTAGAATTATTCCTGCGGTTACAGGAACTGATTATGAAAATCTTTTAGTTGGTGAATTAGAAGAATTACATGAATTTTTAATTGAAAAAGAGGATCTTGTGTACAGAGTTACTGAAGATCATCAAGAAATTCAAAAAATTGATCGTAAGATTAAGTCTCAATCAGAGAACATTTTCAGAATCATTAATACCATAAGAAAACAATTGGAATTTAAGTTAAGCAGTTTACAAGACAGAGTGTTTAAATTGGAAATGGAGCTTTATGGGATTCCTGCAAAAGAAATGGAATTAAGTAGGCTTAACAGAATGTTCTCCTTGAATGAAAAATACTATTCACTTTTAATTGAAAAGAAAACACAATATGCCATTTCAAAAGCAGGGTTTACAATGGATAACATGGTGCTACAAGCCCCTACTGAAGCTGTTTTAATTTCACCTAACCATAGGTTTGTTTATGTTTTATCTGTGGTTCTAACAATTATGTTAAGCATGGTATATCTATTAATTAGATACCTAACGTTTAACGATATTCACGAGCCTGAAGAGCTGAAAAAATTACTACCGGATCAAGTGGGGTTCTTAGGTGTTATTCCTAAAGTAGACACCGAGAATAGGTATTCTACATTAATGGTTCACCTTAAACCGAAGTCAGCATTAGCAGAGAGTTATAGACATATTAGATCTAATTTGCAATTTATTCTAAAGAAGAATGAACCCAATTTAATAGCGGTTTCATCTTCTGTTTCAGGAGAAGGTAAAACGTTCGTAACTGTTAATCTTGCAGGAATTATCGCTATGTCGGGTAAAAAGGTATTAGTGATTGATTTGGATTTAAGAAAACCTAAAGTGCATGAAGCTTTTAATGCAGATAACAAGTTAGGAATGAGTTCTGTTTTGGTAAAATCTGAAAACTGGAAGGATTGTGTGCAAAAAAGTGAAATTGAAGGATTAGATTTTATTACAGCCGGTCCTATCCCCCCAAACCCATCTGAATTAATTATTGGAGGATATTTAGATAGTTTATTGGTTGAATTCAAAAAGGAATATGATTTTGTAATCGTAGATAATCCTCCTGTTGGAATAGTATCTGATGGTTTGTATGTAATGAAAGATGCTGATTGCCCTATTTACATGTTTAGAGCTAATTATTCCAAAAGATATTACGCCAGAAGAGTTGAAGAACTTGTCTATAATAAGCAATTAAATAAGTTGTTTGTTATTCTCAATGGTATGGAATCGGGAGTAAGAGGGTATGGCTATGGTTATGGCTATGGTGGAGATTATTATTCTGATGATATTAAAAAGAAAAAGGTTTGGCAATTTTGGAAAAAATAACATCTGATGGAAGTAATTAAATATCGAATTGAAGGACTTATAGCCTTTAAACCAAGAATATTTACAGATGATAGAGGTTATTTTTTTGAGTCATTCAACGAAAAAATAATGCGCGAACATATAGGTGATTTTAATTTCGTACAGGATAATCAATCATCTTCTCATAAAAATGTTCTTAGAGGTTTACACTTTCAAAAACCTCCTTATGATCAAGGTAAATTGGTTCGTGTAATTTCCGGCGAAGTACTAGATGTTGCCGTGGATATTAGAAAAAATTCTCCCACCTATGGGCAATACGAAAAAGTCTTGTTAACTGGAGAAAACAATGTCATGTTTTGGATTCCACCAGGATTTGCTCATGGCTTTTTGTCTCTTAAAGATGATTCAATTTTCTCATACAAATGCACCAATTTCTATAATAAAGAAAGTGAAGATGCAATTATTTGGAATGATCCAGAAATTGGGATAGACTGGGAAGTAGAATATCCTTTAGTTTCAGAAAAAGATGATGAAGCAAAAACTTTAAAAGAATTTGAAAGCCCTTTTATATTGTGAAAGATAGTTTCGAATCTATAATAAATCTAACCGGCTTTTTTGGTGGTGCCTTTTTAGTATCTGTTTTAATTAACAGATTCCTATTAAAGTTTGCCAAAAGTCTTGGAATCAGAAACAAAAATGACCTTACTATTCGTTGGAGTAATGAGTCAAAACCTTCTTTGGGCGGAATCAGCTTTTACATGACTTTTTTGTTAGGGTTTATGATTTACGCCATTGTTTTTGGTGAAGATGACGTATTTAGAAATGAAAAATTACTCGGCTTATTTTTCACGATAAATATCGGATTCTTACTCGGTTTATCTGATGATGCCTATGATACGAAACCTATCATCAAATTGCTTTCTCAAATTCTATGCGGAGTTATATTGGTTTCTACAGACAGTGGCATTCAATTATTTAATCAAGAATGGTTGAACATTACCATAACAGTACTTTGGGTAGTTGGTATAATGAATTCAATAAATATGCTGGATAATATGGATGGAATAACCACCATTGCTTCCATTTTTATCATCCTGATCATCATTGGAATTTCACTGCCATTTAAACTGATGAATAATGTTGATTTATTTCTGTTGATCACCACTCTTGGTGCTTTAAGTGGATTTTTACTGTTTAATTGGAATCCTTCAAAGATGTTCATGGGAGACACGGGATCTCAGTTTTTGGGAATGTTCTTGGCTTATTTTTCAATAAAGTTTTTGTGGAATGCAGGAATTGAAGAGGGTTCTTATAGTGTCTTTTCAAATCTTTCACTTGTTTTGATTGCTTTCTCTGTACCAATTATGGATACCACTTTTGTAACCATAAGAAGACTCAGAAAGGGCAAATCG
It contains:
- a CDS encoding glycosyltransferase, with protein sequence MIKILRIINRFNLGGPTYNATYLTAYLPEQYQTKLIGGSHEEHEGASTFILDEHKVKYEIVDSMQREISFANDKKALKELRQIIREFKPDIVHTHASKAGFLGRLAAAKENVPIVVHTFHGHVFHSYFGNLKTGLYKKLERYVAKKTDVIIAISEIQKKELCEIHKIAPCGKFRVIPLGFDLDRFRENKDSKRLAFRNKYEIKDDELAIGIIGRLTAIKNHSLFIQSISASLTRTDKKLKVLIIGDGELMKEIKEECAEVEQQIGKQIFVFTSWIKNISEALPGLDLVCLSSKNEGTPVSLIEAQAAGVPVVTTNVGGVLNVVDNGNTGIVVDGFEVKDYANALLDLINNEEKRAKMSQNGWNHVEEKFHYLRLCKDMDNLYQELLEKKGLKK
- a CDS encoding polysaccharide biosynthesis/export family protein — translated: MINWARSIGFVGIILLIGSCGINSNWMLRTHKDYDFSDIDSLNESKNDYKIDINDILQLRFFTNDGIKVLDISSNATGNQSALFNPNNSLNYVIQNDSMVELPVVGQVNLVGMTIRQAELYLEDQFRGYYIDPFVQLSVTNRRVVVFPGNGGEAKVIYLQNNNTTLLEAIALAGGITERGRASKIKLIRKNAQGQREVYKIDLSTIEGLAYTDIIVQANDYIYVDPVPELGREVLKEVTPIVSLISSAAVIIATISALTP
- a CDS encoding polysaccharide biosynthesis tyrosine autokinase; this translates as MLETEKKSIIASSLNKEFDINLAITVLKKNFFIPLIILLLGLGISFVYLRYTKPVYESKAVIQRSTQDEGKRILDIEGFEKEQEVSEDVELLKSTFLLEKALKNLNLQISYFAEGQILTEEKYLMSSYHVTLLELRDSSLIGKPVLVTTKGSDVVNLNFTSSTGNHSLDIKVDEKVENEFFSLSFKISNPEQFRVNAAENKLYFVINNFSDLTRRMHPNLQVFALNPEAKTIQINFKSNNHRLSKDVVTSIINTFFQYDLEKKRQSSASILDFIDSQLDTVFLQLKESESAIQNFKDSNSVNDPAYFTANIMERTNELQNQMMDVDIELELIEDIENKVELNDRVEIFRIIPAVTGTDYENLLVGELEELHEFLIEKEDLVYRVTEDHQEIQKIDRKIKSQSENIFRIINTIRKQLEFKLSSLQDRVFKLEMELYGIPAKEMELSRLNRMFSLNEKYYSLLIEKKTQYAISKAGFTMDNMVLQAPTEAVLISPNHRFVYVLSVVLTIMLSMVYLLIRYLTFNDIHEPEELKKLLPDQVGFLGVIPKVDTENRYSTLMVHLKPKSALAESYRHIRSNLQFILKKNEPNLIAVSSSVSGEGKTFVTVNLAGIIAMSGKKVLVIDLDLRKPKVHEAFNADNKLGMSSVLVKSENWKDCVQKSEIEGLDFITAGPIPPNPSELIIGGYLDSLLVEFKKEYDFVIVDNPPVGIVSDGLYVMKDADCPIYMFRANYSKRYYARRVEELVYNKQLNKLFVILNGMESGVRGYGYGYGYGGDYYSDDIKKKKVWQFWKK
- the rfbC gene encoding dTDP-4-dehydrorhamnose 3,5-epimerase yields the protein MEVIKYRIEGLIAFKPRIFTDDRGYFFESFNEKIMREHIGDFNFVQDNQSSSHKNVLRGLHFQKPPYDQGKLVRVISGEVLDVAVDIRKNSPTYGQYEKVLLTGENNVMFWIPPGFAHGFLSLKDDSIFSYKCTNFYNKESEDAIIWNDPEIGIDWEVEYPLVSEKDDEAKTLKEFESPFIL
- a CDS encoding MraY family glycosyltransferase produces the protein MKDSFESIINLTGFFGGAFLVSVLINRFLLKFAKSLGIRNKNDLTIRWSNESKPSLGGISFYMTFLLGFMIYAIVFGEDDVFRNEKLLGLFFTINIGFLLGLSDDAYDTKPIIKLLSQILCGVILVSTDSGIQLFNQEWLNITITVLWVVGIMNSINMLDNMDGITTIASIFIILIIIGISLPFKLMNNVDLFLLITTLGALSGFLLFNWNPSKMFMGDTGSQFLGMFLAYFSIKFLWNAGIEEGSYSVFSNLSLVLIAFSVPIMDTTFVTIRRLRKGKSPMVGGKDHTTHTLSYRGLTDRQVGYVFIILGIVSSLLAYNVANFIPHGSLSLILIWVYVLMLLIIFFSIAKKHSKDED